In the Triticum aestivum cultivar Chinese Spring chromosome 2B, IWGSC CS RefSeq v2.1, whole genome shotgun sequence genome, CTGTGCCTTCTAGAACAACAGATACAAGTGTTGGGCTTGCCGAAGTTTAGAGAAATGATGGGAACGACGGCTTGGTATTTGTGGTATGAAAGGCGAAAATTGACACATGACGAAGAAACTCAAGGCGCGTGTCAAATCAATATTTAAGTGAGAGGCTTAGTAGAAAATTATACCATCTCTTATAGCCCAAAGGCTCACGTCCGATCAGATGCTTGGTTGAAACCAAAGTATAGTTACGTGAAATTAAACGTTGATGCGGGATTTGATGGTGACACACTCACAACAACATTTGGAGCAATTATCCAGGACCATAGGGGGGAATTTATAGCGACTGCTAATGAAAAGATGGACCTTTTCTTCGACTCATTCACAGCAGAACCAATTGCAGCGAGGTTTGGATTGAATCTTGCTAATACTGTCGAATGTAGTAAGATTGAAGTGAATTCGAATAGCGTGGAGGTGGTGAATGCTTTGAGCCAATGCTACTCTTATTCAGTCGCTTCATCCATTATAGAAGATTGTTATTTCACGTCATTAGATTTTTCTCATGTCACTTATGATCATTGTAATAGAGTGTAATCGAGTAGCTCGTGAACTAGCAAGATTAGCTAGGTTTTCTCCTGATGAGGTTGTCCCTTTACTTGTAACGATGCTACTTTACTTACGAATGAAGGAAAAAGTTCATTTTAAACCCTGAACTCGTAGAGGTTCAGCAAAACAAACCCTCAAATCGAAATCTCGGTCGATTGCACcctgaactatgcaatcccggtctaaattGAACCCTGCCATCGTTTGGCAAACGAGGATTGTCGACGTGTCAAAGGATGGCTGGGGTGCCATTTTGCGTTGTTCCCTGTTGGGCCAGCCCGCTTTAATTTTTTCATTCTTTAAAACGCGCAATTCTTTTGCCATTTCGCACTGTTCCCTGTTGGGTCGGCCCACTTTATTTCTTTTCCATCTTTAAACCGCTCAGTTTTTTTTCTTgtttaataaaaaaacaaaaataagaacGCACGGTGTGACTTGAACCCGAGATGTGATGTTGTTGGCCGACGCATGCAACCACCAGGATCTGTTGTGTTCAGTTgctccctttttcttctttcttttcttttttatattttgTTTTCCATTTTCCCTTAAATTCGTGGTCATCTTAGTAGGAAAAATAGCAAACGAAAAAAAATGTCGTGAACCAGAttttcaaaaggaaaaaaaggtcaagagtttttaaaaatattcaccgaTTTAGAAAAAGTTCAATAATTTTGAAAATAAGTTTACAGattttcaaaataaaagttcatggatttgggGAAAAAAAGTGTAAAACTAAAAAGAAGAGTtcgtggatttgaaaaaagttcacatgtTCGAAAAAGTACATGAGTTTTGTAAAAAGGTTCATGAATTAAAGAAAGACAATTGAAAAAAGTTTCACACATtagataaaaagaataaaaaactaTATACGGAGCTTCCATGAACAAaataaagaagaaaataagaaattGGAATAAAATTTTCACAAGAGGTGAGGCGACGTGGTTAAGGACAGTTTGCGCCGGAAGGGGAGTTGCGAGTTAGAATCACCTTGTGCGCGCATCTTTTTTTAGCAGTGTAACAGAAAAAAGacatttttataaataaaaaaaatggactggcctagcGCGGAGGACGGGTGCGCGCAGGCACCTTTTTTTTAGCAATGTAACAGGAAAAACATATTTAACAGACAAAAAATACAAATGAGGTGGCCGGCACGGAGGACGGGTGTGCGCTGCGTACCTTTTTTAGCAGTGTAACAGAATAAGAAAAACATTTTTGACAGACAAAAAAATACAAATGGGCTAGCCCAGCGCAAAGAATGGGTGCGCACCGTAGTCAAAGCTGCCGCTCTTTGGCCCACCAGCTGGACGAATCCCTGCCATGTTAACATTTTTATGCTCAAACGGTACCAGGGTTTGATTTAGACCAGGATTGCATGGTTTAgggtgcaatcgaccgggattCCGACTTGAGAATTCATTCCGCCGAACCACTACGAGTTTAGGGTTTAAAACGGACTTTAAAGAAGAGAATTTTATCAAAAAAAGAAACATGCGCCTATTAAGTTAAGCGAGACGGTGCATGATTTTCAAAGCATTTGTTAGCGATTATCTCACTGGTCTCGGCCTTGGCCGTTCGAAGTCTACCCTGTGACGTTCCAGCTAGAAATGCAGCGGCCGCGTTGAGTCGGGTCGGCAGGCGTGTCATATACTTCAAATCATTGGATTTTGGTCAAAACACAGACGCGAGAGGGCAACTGTTGGAACTTGGAAGCGACCGCCGGGCGCCGGGCGCCGGGTCACGCTTAGGCAACTACCGTCGGCGCGGGAGGCGATGACACCGCCGTGCGGCCCGCGGCAGAGGCAGATAGAGGGAGGATTGATTCACCCGTTCAACCTGCGGTGCGGCCGGGAACACCCTGCACCTGACGGTACGGCATGCCCAGACGTGCCGTGCGGCCGGAGTGTCTCTGACCGGGAGGCGATCCGGTCAGAGGCGTGCGAACGGCGTGACCGAGCTAGCCAGCCACCGTGGTGTTGGCCGTTGGGGGTGCATGAAGCTGCAGCGGAGACTCGGTCCAACTGCCATGTACTGCTCGTACGTCCACCGGGCGGGTCCCCCGCACGCGAGGAAGTCTGCGGCGAGATGTCAGGACTGTTCCCAGCGACTGGACTACAAATCACCTGCCTGCTCGTTTCCCAGTCTCGGAACTTCGTCCACTACTTCCCACCCATGTCGCCGTAAGCTTCCTTGCAGCGATGTCGTCCACAGGCCGGTAGGCAGGAAAATTTCAGCAGCGCGGTGTCGATAGATTCCCTGCGATACAAGAGCGGACAACAACAACTAGTCAGTCAATCAGTCAGTCGCCTCAAGCTTTCTTCAAAGTTGCACCGGCGCTAGCCCTTTCTTCTTCTGCGGTGTGCCGCCGGCCGGCGATGAGGTGGTGGGAGAGCGTCAAGAGCCTGTTCGCCGACGGCGGCAACCTCGGTTGCCTGTCCTGCGTCGGGAGGAAGGCGCCCGAGGATCTTTACTCCTACCCCATGGAGCCCGGTAATTAGTTCTTCACTTGCTCAAAATTTCCGTGCACGTAATTAATAGCATCAACTATAATTTTAAAAAATTTGGTTTCGTCGTGTCCAGCGAAGTGGAAACGATCGCGGCGCGCCgctccggcggcggaggaggagccggGCGCCATcgaggtgccggcggtggcgctcCGGGAGGTGAACGAGCTAACCGGCTCCTTCGACAGGGAGAAGCTGATCGGGGAGGGGTCGTACGCCAAGGTGTACAAGGTGACGCTGCGGAGCGCGAGGCTCGCCGTGGTGAAGAAGCTGGAGAAGGCGTCCAAGCACGCCTCCAACGACGTCTTCCGCCGGCAGCTGTCTGTGGCGTCCAGGCTGCGACACGAGAGTTTCGTCCGCCTGCTCGGCTACACCATAAGCGGCGACCTCCGCGTGCTCGTCTACGAGTTCGCCACCATGGGCACCCTCCACGACGCCCTGCACGGTACGCACGACCTACTCGCCATTCTAGACCTTGAGTTATACACTGACTGACTGACTGACACGCGACGCAATGGATGGCAGGGCCGAGGGAGGGCGTGGGGGcgcgggaggaggtggaggagaggcCGGTGCTGAGCTGGGCGCACCGGGTGCAGATCGCGCTGGACGCGGCGAGGGGGCTGGAGTACCTGCACGAGAAGGCGTCGCCGCCGGTGGTCCACAAGGACGTGCGCTCCACCAACGTGCTGCTCTTCGACGGCATGAGGGCCAAGATCGCCGACTACAACATGTTCAGCCAGGCCGCCGACATGGCGCGACTCAACCGCTCCACGCACACGCTCGGCTCCTTCGGCTACCAGGCGCCCGAGTACGTGCCCCACCCTCCACCGTCTCATCTCATCTCGCCGCCGGCGTCCTTGTTGATGATTGTTACTTACTACTCCACGTATTCGAATTTGACGAAGTGTCCATTGCTTAATTTGCTTGGTTTCTGAAAACTGAATGCTGATTTGACTGGGCATTCAGGTACGCGATGAGCGGTCAGATGACGGACAAGAGCGACGTGTACAGTTTCGGCATCGTCCTTCTGGAGCTCTTGACGGGCAGGAAGCCGCTGGATCGGACGTTGCCGCAGGGGCAGCGCAGCCTAGTCAACTGGGTGAGCAATGCTTCTCAGTCCCATAATCATCCTGCTGTTTGCCAAGCTAAGAAACTGCCGGTTGGTGAAAAGGTTTAACAGACACTCGATGCAGACTAATCATTTTTTTTTCTGATCTGACAAACAACCTATAACATCAGTTCAAGTTAATGAAAAGTAACATTTCTCTTGTTCTTTTCATTTGCACAGCTTCTAACTAGAATTGATAAGCTTTATTAATTAAAAAAAAGAACAATGCAATCACCACCCATTACGTCATCCGGATGCAGAACATTCTCGAAGGATCCAACTAGCTCCCAAACAATTGAGAAATAAGTTACCGTGGCAAACACATTTGCGTTTTCCATTCCGTTCTCAAGCAAAGTTTGATGGGCCTCCTGCCCCTACTGATGCACCTGCAGGCATCTCCGCTGCTGACTGAAGACAGAGCTCAGGAATGCATCGACCCGAGGCTCGGCGACAAGTACCCTGCCACCGGAGCGCTCAAGGTCAGTCTCCACACGGTTTCATCTAGAATTTGTTTACCCGAATCCATCTCATTATAGCCCAATCTAACAAACCCTGCAAAATCCGGTGTCCCTTGCAGCTAGGGAGGATCGCAGTGCAGTGCCTCCAGTATGACCCAACCTACCGGCCGTCCATGGGCACCGTCGCCCGCGTGATCAACTACGCCGTCGTGCGGGACCAGCAGGGCGTGGTCTGATGCGATGATGTGCGCGTACCGGCGTACGTGTGGGATGAAGTTGCTGCCGTTGCCCAGTGGTTCTTCCTGCGAATTACCGTGCATGTCTAGTTGCCtgtactattgtactcccttctttcctaaatgtaagtctttctagagatttcaatgcaAACTACATAcggaaatctctagaaagacttatatttagaaacggagggagtagtaacttttttGGAAGCTATGTGTATCTGAACTTCGTAAGCTTGCCAGCCATGTTTGAGTAGCAGCTCTTGCCAGGCAAGAAAAAACTGTAGCCCATCGACAGAAGCATTCTATTTATTCATGCTCATTTCTGAAACACACGCACATGCATAGATGATAGGAGTACTATTTTTTCCTTCTGTTTTTGCGTCAAGAATCGTTTGTGGGCAGATAATAAACAGAGCGCTGAGCTCGTCAGGGAAATCTGATAGGCAGCATTTAATAATGGTGAGTACATATGGATATACATTTGGTACAACATTGAGCACACCAATTTAGCCAAAAGGCGCATGAGAAAAACTATCGTATATCATCAGTGAATTTGTATGGAATAAGTAATGTGTACCACCCCCTCATTTGTCGCCCCCAAAAAAGTTGgggtcaaaaaagaaagaaagaatagGATGGCCTCTTACATAtaaatatttcttttccttttacaGTTTACATGAGCATTTGGTTTAATCTACCATGCTACAGATATTTGTGGTTCGCGGCAAAAAGAATTTTCTTCTATACCTACCTGCATAACAAAAGGGAAacaggttcatcaaaattcttgagaATGAGGTGCCTCATATGTTAAGGATTTGTAGTTACGTGTGCTAAATATAACACCAATTAATAAAACAAAAGTAAGTTATTTCTGTTGCCAAACAAAACAAATTActtctccctccgtcccataatgtaagacgttttttaacactacacctagtgttaaaaaacgtcttacattatgggacggagggagtaggttgctgTAAGCCAGTGGGATCACTTTAGGTTATGTTCGGCCCATTGATAACGGATGTTCAGGTAATACTTTGTTACAGCCCTGAACTCTTTTCCTATACTGGCTGCCGTGACAGATGCCAACCACGATAGCTACATGTTGAAGATGTAAGCAAAGCTGTAAAACACTGATTGCAATATGGCTAAACTCTAGATGCAGCAAATTGGTTGTCGTCTGACAAACAATCGAAGTGGTGTGCCAACATAAATGAACAGTTCCAAATTATCGTATTCAAGGTTCAGAACTTGCAACAGCATGATTTACAAAGTAAAACAGTAACTTATCTCGAGATGAAAAACAAAAGTATGAGACTCACCTCAAATATAGTGTTAGATTGGCAACAATGGTTTTCTATCATCGCTAATGTGGCTTGCCTGAAATAATGGCCAGCATAGGAAATAAGTCAATATAACAGAAGAATGTTATCCCAGATTTTATTTAGTCAAACGATGTAGCACTTACATCATCAGCAGCACCAGCGGTCATATTTACAAAAGAAGAATCGGATGACCTGCCAAGAAGATTTTTTTAACCAGATTAGATGTTCGGAAATATTTCTGAACACAAATGCATGCCATCACCAGTTAATATGCTCATCAATATACCAGAGAGAATCAATAAAACAGTTTATTAATGTATGAAAATAGCACCATGTCGAAGAAACCAGACAAGAACTTTAACTGCAACTCTCAGAAATTAGAAATTCGAAGGTTGCTACTTGACACTTTCACTTCATATTACATTAATATAGAATAGAAAAACAAGGAAAGAGAAATATTCACCTATGTTTCTGTGCATCTCCCAACTCTAAAGTTCCAGCTGGTTTGTCATCTTTGACTTTGGCTAGTGGCGAGAAAAACTGAAAGAAATAGCTCTTATATAAGTTCAGTTGAGAGTCAGGACCAACTTGGCACAACAAGCTAAAGAATAATAAACAACAATCACCTGGTGCATTGAGATAAACACTATTGAGATGCCTAATAGAAAGTTAATAGTAAGGGTATGTCCCAAAAATGCAGCAGATGCTAGCCCAGTAAAAATTGTGGCCACTGTTGATGAGTACTTCTTCAAAATTGTGTCTGCAGTGTGATCTCAGTTAATCAGATGGAAATATGAGATTATGAAAGAAGATTTTAGAACGAAGGGCCAAGGACAGGTAAAAAATAATATGGTATAAGAGAATAAAATGGTGATCATCCTTTACCTGCATACTTAAAGAAGAAtgaagagagaattccttgcgcAGCATTGTTACAAATGAGGAAAAAAGTGGCCCTTGAATGCCCTCGAAGGATATCAAAACTCTCTGGCCCTGCAACACATGGGCCAAGTTTAAATTATACATAGCTAATGCTGCAATAGCCAATAGTCAGAAGAAAACAAAAGACACCATGGGGCATTCATGAAATGACTCCTTGGTGTCCAAATATGTAGTAAGTTAACAACAATGTGCAATAGCACATGGCTTAAGTTCCTGACTTTCTAAATTAGGATATTTCTGAAAGATCCTAATGATGCTCAAACCACATAGACCATAGTTCACAGCACAAAATTTTGATCAACATATCAAGCACTAAACAGACATTCTATTTGCCTGCTTTGTAACCTCGCAGGTAAAACAGAAACCCCAGCTTGTGTACCACACCTCTGTGGTTTGTAAAACCTAAAAACTACTCAGCAAGTGTTGTATGGAATCCTATTCTCCTAGCCACACACATATAGACCTTCATAGTACAACAGTCTTAATGAATAACACCCTTATTTGTTGTCAATGAAAGCAAGTTTTCACTTTTCACATAAGATGGTTACCTTGAAATATGACGGTCCCTAGGATTCCAAGGAGATTGAAAATTGCACCATAACCATACAGAAATACATTCTGCATATTATGTTAAAAAGTTAGGGTGAATGGAAGGAATAAAAAACAGAGGAAAGTGGGAATTGGGCAAGTGCGTATTATGTTAAACAGTTGAATGCAAGTGCACCAAACTGGTAAGCATAAAGATGACATGATAAGGATGTTAACTTATTGTTTTCAGGCAGAGAACATAGTACTGCATTATGCACATGGACTATTACTATTTGAAAGAGCTGGAAGACAATCCTTAGTCGGAATTACCTGAAGATAGATGTTTGTGTCGAACTGACTTTTTAATGCATACTCGTTGTAGACAGAGGCAAACGATGGGACAGTAACCTACAATTtcacatacatatatatacatgcATGAACTCTGGGTCCAATAATGGCTTAGTCATCTGAAGCAACACAAAAAAGATAAATATAAAGATCAAACAGTTCAGTAAAAACTTACAAATATTAGTGTGTATATGTATGCAATTGCGGTGACTGGAAGACCAAAAGTTTTGGTGCCCTCAGGCATTGAGCGTAGTTGATTCACGCTGATTCCAATAAGCAGCAGGGCAAGGGCTTCCCACTAATATTTATCAGAAAAGAATGGGGTTATTTATCAATATTGCTGAAAGCATTTGAATTACAGCGTTTGCAGAACACATACTTGTGTGCATTAGTTCTTCCTATATTTGATTTAATTGAAGTTGCAGTATTAACCCTGGTTCATTTTTAGCCAATTCAGGATTGCAGCTGAAAATGGCAACCATAACTGGTAACCAGTAGCAACTGATTTATATTAGTACTACAGAGGTCATGAGAAATATAGTAAGCAAAGGGGAGAACAAAACTTTGACAAAAGAAGTGCAACTTGCCTAATGACTTAAAAATTCAAACAGATTATTAAATGGAAATAAATCAAATATATTTACCCTAAGCCATTAATGCCTTTTCTATTTAAGAAACACCTAAACAAGAGAAATTATCAGGTGCACACAACAGCATGAATTGGTATACAACTGTAATTTAGTAAAGATATATAGATAGTTGCAATGCCCGCCTCACCTGAATTATAGAGAATCTCCTTCGCATTATAAACTTTAGGAGTACAGCTATGACAAGTACCTGGATTGTATAGAAATGAGTATGATATTAACAGTTATGCATTTTCCAAACATATGTAAGCACATATTCGCAGACACTGCATTGCTAAGCTCGAAAACATGGTAATACATGAAAAATGAGTACCTTCAGGTTGCTTAGCATCTTCACAGTCGAGGGGTTAAAGTATAACTGCATCCGAAGTATAATAAGATACTTTACATGACAGAAGAATCACTTCCTGCCTCTGCATCTAGGATGCACCCAGCCATTTTAAAAAATACAATAGTTGTAACTAAAACCAATGTCATATGGAAATACCAAAAGGTACAGCAGAAAATATTGCATGATGTGCATCAATTTAATATATAATAATATAAATGCAGCAAAGGCTCCATGTCCGAACtcaagaaaaaaaatccaaaaaatgggTAGATGAGAAAATTAGGATTAGTTCATCATCTGTACTCCTACTATGATGGCTTTGATTTCTGCCTTTAACGTATTCCTTTGTCTGACAAGGAAAGAAAAATAGAAGGCAGAACTAAAAGAACTATCAGAAAATCCTCGAAGGACAAGAGTACAAGTTGGTACCGAAAAAATCCTGCTGTTTGGTTGATACAAGTTACTAACAGAACTGATATGAATCCAGCTGACTGAATATTAAATTTGAAGTGAATTTTTGAATTCAGTAATTAAAATGTATGGTCTGATCCTTCCAAACGAAGGTGATAATGAATTTCCTTCTTGAGACGTGACAGACTTAATTACACTGTAACATAATTATCGAAGATGCATCATCTCGTACATGTAAATTGATAAACTACATCCAAATAACTGTAGCTTTTGTAAATATCAGGAGTACCAAAATATTTACTGGAGAAAATACGAGTACATTGCACAGAAGAATGGGAGTTCAGCCAGTTCAATGAACATTTACCTGCATGATAAACTTTAAGTAGTTGTTGATGGCATATAGTAGAGCGGGAATAGCTAAGAGTACATTGTTACGGGCTGCCTATACAAGAAAGGAATTGACAGATGAAACAGTTagttgccatactaggtacggagctataataaataaataagatgcatgaaaactGAAAGCAAGTCGGTTGGGCATAAAAACAACAAAAGAGATGAGCACCAATTGTTCCAAGGAATTGAAAACAAATAGAAACATTCTACATGTGGTTTAACATTAGAAGCAGAAGCAACATCAATTATTTTGTGCATGTTGAGCACAGTAACAAAAGAGTGCAAGGCGTTCTATGTTCTAAAAGAAAAATCACCTGTACAAAGGTCGAAACTGAGAGAAGTGACTTCTCCCCAACCTTCTGTTTTCTAGACTGTCAAATAGAAAAGCAACAACATTAGGGGGGTAACACCTTCAACACAATAGGACACACACATGCAGAAATTCATTACTGCCGATCTAATAAAAACAAATTATAGTTTCTACACACTTTGATTACCATTGCCAGTATTGCCAACGATGCACTAAAAAAGTTGATAGTTCATAGCAGGATAGTATACAGATACAGATACAAGGACTGAAACACAAATAACAAGTAAGGAAAGGATATAGGCCGACAAGAACTAACCTCAATCATTAGCATTATCATAGCAAAGAAAACCTTTGTAACTTCCGTCAAAAAGTTAAC is a window encoding:
- the LOC123045859 gene encoding PTI1-like tyrosine-protein kinase 3, which translates into the protein MRWWESVKSLFADGGNLGCLSCVGRKAPEDLYSYPMEPAKWKRSRRAAPAAEEEPGAIEVPAVALREVNELTGSFDREKLIGEGSYAKVYKVTLRSARLAVVKKLEKASKHASNDVFRRQLSVASRLRHESFVRLLGYTISGDLRVLVYEFATMGTLHDALHGPREGVGAREEVEERPVLSWAHRVQIALDAARGLEYLHEKASPPVVHKDVRSTNVLLFDGMRAKIADYNMFSQAADMARLNRSTHTLGSFGYQAPEYAMSGQMTDKSDVYSFGIVLLELLTGRKPLDRTLPQGQRSLVNWASPLLTEDRAQECIDPRLGDKYPATGALKLGRIAVQCLQYDPTYRPSMGTVARVINYAVVRDQQGVV
- the LOC123045858 gene encoding CMP-sialic acid transporter 4; translated protein: MQRNGVMECSVCHSKVVAGTPRSISRAYDKHKSKISSKQRVLTFLLVSGDCVLVGLQPILVFMCKVDGKFQFSPISVNFLTEVTKVFFAMIMLMIESRKQKVGEKSLLSVSTFVQAARNNVLLAIPALLYAINNYLKFIMQLYFNPSTVKMLSNLKVLVIAVLLKFIMRRRFSIIQWEALALLLIGISVNQLRSMPEGTKTFGLPVTAIAYIYTLIFVTVPSFASVYNEYALKSQFDTNIYLQNVFLYGYGAIFNLLGILGTVIFQGPESFDILRGHSRATFFLICNNAAQGILSSFFFKYADTILKKYSSTVATIFTGLASAAFLGHTLTINFLLGISIVFISMHQFFSPLAKVKDDKPAGTLELGDAQKHRSSDSSFVNMTAGAADDASHISDDRKPLLPI